A single window of Candidatus Krumholzibacteriota bacterium DNA harbors:
- a CDS encoding SMP-30/gluconolactonase/LRE family protein: MRRMLGLAVAAAIVAGIVPGGIEADTVPFDSDRWKRQGAVVGEHLGRNALTGNAFLPDAAFGDGVIEFDIALTGERGYPGIIFRARDMENYERFYIRPHRLGLYPDALQYVPSINGISGWQLYNGDGFTAGREMPVGKWVHLRLEVSGSRARLFVGDETAPALVMDHLKHGESSGWLGLMSSGSDAWFSNFSYREDDGLDLPVAIPEDRPPGVLLDWEISQVFSIGGIEVDTYPADQGLELAWRAIAAEPNGLVDIARVQKRTSREPDVVYARTVIHADEPRTMQLEFGYSDAVLVFLDGRRIFSGTSAYRQRDPSFLGIVGLFDTVYLPLERGENELVLLVAEGFGGWGFIARDAEAVFAAEGVERAWETPREFRTPESIVLDERRAVLYVTDYDQYRRESDGQAIAAVSLDGEILDPRWVGGLSNPLGMALANDRLWVVERGHLAEIDIENRSIVSRHPFPSPGFPNDVAAGGDGALYVTDSGKNAIYRFAGGEMSVWLSGEEISSPNGAHVLGNEVFWANNGDRRIKAAKIGNGRIRTIARLGEGVIDGIEDDGRGNLLVSHWQGRLYRIAPDGSFEKVLDTSAVGNIANFAFSPERATAFIPTYNSGRVIAYRLP, translated from the coding sequence ATGCGGCGCATGCTCGGTCTTGCGGTGGCGGCCGCGATTGTCGCCGGAATCGTTCCAGGCGGTATCGAAGCCGACACGGTGCCCTTCGATTCCGATCGGTGGAAGCGGCAGGGAGCGGTGGTCGGGGAGCATCTCGGCCGGAACGCATTGACGGGAAACGCCTTCCTGCCGGACGCGGCGTTCGGCGACGGCGTCATCGAGTTCGATATCGCCCTGACGGGCGAACGGGGCTACCCGGGCATCATATTTCGCGCCCGGGACATGGAGAATTACGAGCGCTTCTACATACGCCCGCATCGCCTGGGGCTCTATCCGGATGCCCTCCAGTACGTGCCGTCGATCAACGGCATCTCCGGCTGGCAGCTCTACAACGGAGACGGTTTCACCGCGGGTCGCGAGATGCCCGTCGGAAAGTGGGTCCATCTTCGCCTCGAGGTGTCGGGGAGCCGTGCGCGACTCTTCGTCGGGGACGAGACCGCTCCGGCCCTCGTCATGGATCATCTCAAGCATGGCGAAAGCAGCGGCTGGCTCGGGCTGATGAGCAGCGGCAGCGATGCCTGGTTCTCGAATTTCTCCTACCGGGAGGATGACGGACTCGATCTGCCCGTCGCCATCCCCGAGGATCGCCCACCCGGCGTCCTGCTCGACTGGGAGATCTCGCAGGTCTTCTCCATCGGGGGGATCGAGGTCGACACGTATCCGGCCGACCAGGGTCTCGAACTCGCCTGGCGGGCGATCGCGGCCGAACCAAACGGGCTCGTCGATATCGCCCGCGTCCAGAAACGGACGTCCCGCGAGCCCGACGTCGTCTACGCGAGGACGGTCATCCATGCCGACGAACCGCGGACGATGCAGCTCGAGTTCGGCTACAGCGACGCCGTTCTCGTCTTCCTCGACGGGCGGCGGATCTTCTCCGGCACGAGCGCCTACCGGCAGCGGGACCCCTCCTTCCTCGGCATCGTCGGTCTCTTCGATACCGTCTATCTTCCTCTCGAGCGTGGAGAGAACGAGCTGGTTCTGCTCGTCGCGGAGGGATTCGGCGGCTGGGGCTTCATCGCGCGCGACGCCGAGGCGGTCTTCGCCGCCGAGGGCGTGGAACGGGCGTGGGAGACACCGCGCGAATTCAGGACGCCCGAGTCGATCGTCCTCGACGAACGCCGGGCCGTCCTGTACGTGACAGACTACGACCAGTATCGACGGGAGTCGGACGGCCAGGCGATCGCCGCGGTTTCTCTCGACGGCGAGATCCTCGATCCCCGCTGGGTCGGCGGACTGTCGAACCCGCTGGGGATGGCGCTCGCGAACGACCGGCTCTGGGTCGTCGAACGGGGCCACCTCGCCGAGATCGACATCGAGAACCGTTCGATCGTTTCGCGTCACCCCTTCCCGTCGCCGGGCTTCCCCAACGACGTGGCAGCCGGCGGCGACGGCGCACTGTATGTCACCGATTCGGGGAAGAACGCGATCTACCGCTTCGCCGGCGGGGAGATGTCGGTCTGGCTCTCCGGCGAGGAGATCTCCTCGCCGAACGGAGCCCATGTGCTCGGAAACGAGGTTTTCTGGGCGAACAACGGCGACCGCAGGATAAAGGCGGCGAAGATCGGAAACGGCCGGATCCGGACGATCGCCAGGCTCGGCGAGGGCGTCATCGACGGGATCGAGGATGACGGCAGGGGCAACCTGCTCGTCTCCCACTGGCAGGGCCGGCTCTACCGGATCGCTCCGGACGGTTCGTTCGAGAAGGTGCTCGATACGAGCGCGGTCGGCAACATCGCCAATTTCGCCTTCTCGCCCGAACGCGCGACGGCGTTCATTCCCACGTACAATTCGGGACGAGTGATCGCCTACCGGCTGCCCTGA
- a CDS encoding GNAT family N-acetyltransferase: MNFVFREDPPDRDDFFALFESTGWNEAYRLDADALARAIDASWYRVSAYDGDRLVGFGRVISDGRVHALIVDLIVDAGWRRRHLGSLILERLVDRCLEHGIRDVQLFCARDMAPFYEKNGFERRPEDMPGMQYRRPGDRR; this comes from the coding sequence ATGAACTTCGTATTTCGAGAGGATCCGCCCGATCGGGACGACTTCTTCGCGCTCTTCGAATCCACCGGATGGAACGAAGCGTATCGACTCGACGCGGACGCCCTCGCCAGGGCGATCGACGCGAGCTGGTACCGCGTCAGCGCGTACGACGGGGATCGGCTCGTCGGATTCGGACGCGTGATCAGCGACGGTCGCGTCCACGCGCTCATCGTCGACCTGATCGTCGATGCCGGATGGCGGAGACGGCACCTCGGTTCGCTGATTCTCGAACGTCTCGTCGACCGCTGCCTCGAGCACGGCATACGCGACGTGCAACTCTTCTGCGCGCGCGACATGGCGCCCTTCTACGAGAAAAACGGGTTCGAACGACGGCCGGAGGACATGCCGGGCATGCAATACCGTCGCCCCGGAGATCGCCGATGA
- a CDS encoding DMT family transporter → MRQYILFAILAGAAWGVGGYFEKAGLHQLRMPAIAGIALRTAVALVILGIFSVPAWKSVGHPGDARGWILIVVGGGVIAGSLGMWCFYSSLATTENLGVTLAIAFALSPVAGVLTGLARGEGRLDLKTGIGLVAIVTGIVLVQLGRRPGR, encoded by the coding sequence TTGAGGCAGTATATCCTCTTCGCCATTCTCGCCGGCGCCGCATGGGGCGTGGGCGGGTATTTCGAGAAAGCGGGGCTTCACCAGCTCAGGATGCCGGCGATCGCCGGGATCGCCCTGCGCACGGCAGTCGCTCTCGTCATCCTCGGGATCTTCTCCGTTCCGGCGTGGAAGTCCGTCGGACATCCCGGCGACGCGCGGGGGTGGATCCTGATCGTCGTCGGCGGGGGCGTCATCGCCGGGTCGCTCGGCATGTGGTGCTTCTACTCATCGCTCGCGACGACGGAGAACCTCGGCGTCACCCTGGCGATCGCCTTCGCCCTGTCGCCGGTCGCCGGCGTCTTGACGGGGCTCGCCAGGGGAGAGGGGCGTCTCGACCTGAAGACCGGAATCGGTCTCGTGGCGATCGTCACGGGGATCGTGCTCGTCCAGCTCGGACGCCGACCCGGCCGATAG
- a CDS encoding TonB-dependent receptor produces the protein MRTAIFAFAASAFLLPEHAGAVERPDTLRYVMEEIVVFGRRSVTPPATVSEIDAGGIARRLGSTVADMLAVDPGLRITTGAKAETATGIRGFPARDILVLLDGRPLNPGYYGTVDLSMLPVDNVARIKVIKGPSSVAYGANSMGGVINIVTKNGWEEPRTTFMAEGGTGGYRRETLDHGGRSGRLNWWMTAYESVADGYPLSDDFEATSLEDGGTRDNASWRKAGVSGKIGFEATPAAEYALTLGLHAAEKDVPATVYSWDDPRYREFPEWFRYHAAVNGRWFRDDRVEASTVIFADAYRDRLIEYAGPERDPADVAYDSDLENWTVGGSADASLATGPHRLRAGVGARRDLFNKRSDVDEPWESHHVLSGNLFAEEVWLPRPGTEAIAGLGWAFFGIENQRDGRGRLCPMASVRQEMPGRIVVRGSWARAVRFPTLHHLYSASSGNPELEPEEADKMEIGIERVFGRDGSPRLSVACAFFRNDLTNLIYRGARTYRYENIGEAMSQGIETRIAWNWSERFRGSIGYAWIDPDRSTAELMEETPPHKVDVNLGVSPVAGMTIDYWIDRLDERSTRIDGFVLTACTVHGISVSQAVGDQLSIRLQVSNIADTRYEDELGYPSPGRRVVVGLAWSPWAAAGERSGIR, from the coding sequence ATGAGAACAGCTATTTTCGCGTTCGCGGCCTCGGCGTTCCTCTTGCCGGAACACGCGGGGGCAGTCGAACGACCGGATACGCTCCGGTACGTCATGGAGGAGATCGTCGTCTTCGGCCGCCGGTCGGTCACGCCTCCCGCGACGGTGTCCGAGATCGACGCGGGCGGGATCGCGAGGCGGCTCGGATCGACGGTGGCCGACATGCTCGCGGTCGATCCGGGGCTCCGGATCACGACGGGAGCGAAGGCCGAGACCGCTACGGGCATACGCGGCTTCCCGGCGCGCGATATACTGGTGCTCCTCGACGGGCGGCCACTCAATCCCGGCTATTACGGCACCGTCGATCTCTCGATGCTTCCCGTCGACAACGTCGCCAGGATCAAGGTGATCAAGGGTCCGTCGTCGGTCGCCTACGGGGCGAACAGCATGGGGGGCGTCATCAACATCGTCACGAAAAACGGCTGGGAAGAACCGCGAACGACCTTCATGGCCGAGGGGGGGACGGGAGGATACCGCCGCGAGACGCTCGATCACGGCGGCCGGAGCGGACGGCTGAACTGGTGGATGACCGCGTACGAGTCCGTCGCGGACGGGTATCCGCTCAGCGACGATTTCGAGGCGACGTCGCTCGAGGACGGCGGGACACGAGACAACGCATCCTGGCGGAAGGCCGGGGTGAGCGGCAAGATCGGGTTCGAGGCGACGCCGGCGGCCGAATACGCGCTGACCCTCGGGCTCCACGCGGCGGAGAAGGACGTGCCGGCGACCGTCTATTCATGGGACGATCCGCGGTACAGGGAATTCCCGGAGTGGTTCCGGTACCACGCGGCCGTGAACGGCCGATGGTTCAGGGACGATCGTGTCGAAGCCTCCACCGTAATCTTCGCCGACGCCTACCGCGATCGCCTGATCGAGTACGCGGGACCGGAGCGCGATCCCGCTGACGTCGCCTACGACTCCGACCTCGAGAACTGGACCGTCGGCGGTTCGGCGGACGCGTCGCTGGCGACCGGTCCGCACCGTCTGCGGGCCGGCGTCGGCGCGAGGCGGGATCTCTTCAACAAGCGTTCCGACGTCGACGAGCCGTGGGAGTCCCACCACGTGCTTTCGGGAAATCTCTTCGCGGAGGAGGTCTGGTTGCCCCGCCCGGGCACCGAGGCGATCGCCGGGCTCGGTTGGGCCTTCTTCGGCATCGAGAATCAGCGGGACGGACGCGGACGTCTCTGCCCGATGGCCTCCGTCCGGCAGGAGATGCCCGGGCGGATCGTCGTCCGCGGGTCGTGGGCCCGCGCCGTCCGTTTCCCGACCCTGCACCATCTCTACAGCGCCTCGTCGGGCAATCCCGAACTCGAGCCGGAAGAGGCGGACAAGATGGAGATCGGTATCGAGCGCGTCTTCGGGCGCGACGGTTCGCCCCGGCTGTCCGTGGCGTGCGCCTTCTTCAGGAACGACCTGACGAACCTGATCTACCGGGGGGCGCGTACGTACCGCTACGAGAACATCGGCGAGGCGATGTCGCAGGGGATCGAGACGAGAATCGCCTGGAACTGGTCGGAACGGTTCAGGGGCTCGATCGGGTACGCGTGGATCGATCCGGATCGCTCGACCGCCGAACTGATGGAGGAGACGCCCCCGCACAAGGTGGACGTCAATCTCGGTGTTTCACCGGTCGCCGGGATGACGATCGACTACTGGATCGATCGCCTGGACGAACGATCGACGCGCATCGACGGATTCGTGTTGACCGCCTGCACCGTTCACGGTATATCGGTGTCGCAGGCCGTCGGGGACCAACTGTCGATCAGGCTGCAGGTCTCCAACATCGCGGACACCCGGTACGAGGACGAGCTCGGCTACCCCTCGCCGGGGCGGCGCGTCGTCGTCGGGCTCGCCTGGTCGCCGTGGGCGGCGGCCGGGGAAAGGAGCGGAATCCGTTGA
- a CDS encoding carbamoyltransferase, which translates to MPERILGISAYYHDSAAALVEDGRIVAAAQEERFSRVKHDASFPSGAVAYVLGEAGLRCGDLDAVAFYDKPYLKFERLLETYHAFAPRGLRSFLAAAPVWIKEKLFIRKYIREELGRFGEGRPPILFPEHHLSHAASAFYPSPFEDAAILTIDGVGEWATTTIGRGTGGDIEILRELHFPHSLGLLYSAFTYYTGFRVNSGEYKLMGLAPYGDRVGERTRRFRRAILDELIDLREDGSLLLDMDYFRFATGLRMTENRRWKALFGVPPRRPGDPIDQVHMDMAAAIQSVTEEIVMRLARTAKRLAGSNRFCLAGGVALNSVANGLLLREGLFDDIWIQPAAGDAGGALGAALAARCIWKGSPRVRDERPDGMQGACLGPSFDERAIERDVRRYGATFRRIDDFGELARHAAGLIAGGSVVGWFQGRMEYGPRALGNRSILGDARSPDMQRKLNMKVKFREEFRPFAPTVLEEEIGTFFELDRPSPYMLLVVPVRESRRNELPGDFGEKGMYERLYFRRSDIPAVTHVDFSARVQSVARETNPRYWRLIEEFRLLTGYGVIVNTSFNVRGEPIVCTPGDAYRCFMRTGMDYLVMENLLFDKKEQSEPPSGLHFDDVFPPD; encoded by the coding sequence GTGCCGGAACGGATCCTCGGTATCTCCGCATACTACCACGATAGCGCGGCGGCGCTCGTCGAGGACGGCCGGATCGTCGCCGCAGCCCAGGAGGAACGGTTCTCCCGGGTCAAGCATGACGCATCCTTTCCATCCGGCGCGGTTGCCTACGTCCTCGGCGAGGCCGGGCTGCGCTGCGGCGATCTCGACGCGGTCGCGTTCTACGACAAGCCGTACCTGAAATTCGAGCGCCTCCTCGAGACGTACCATGCCTTCGCGCCGCGCGGCCTGCGCTCCTTCCTCGCCGCGGCTCCCGTCTGGATCAAGGAGAAACTCTTCATCCGGAAGTACATCAGGGAGGAACTGGGGCGTTTCGGCGAGGGACGTCCGCCGATCCTCTTCCCCGAGCATCACCTCTCCCACGCGGCGAGCGCGTTCTACCCCTCGCCCTTCGAGGATGCGGCGATCTTGACGATCGACGGCGTGGGCGAATGGGCGACGACGACGATCGGGCGGGGAACGGGAGGCGATATCGAGATACTCCGCGAGCTCCATTTCCCGCACTCTCTCGGTCTGCTCTATTCGGCATTCACCTACTACACCGGTTTCCGCGTCAACAGCGGCGAGTACAAGCTCATGGGACTGGCGCCGTACGGCGACCGCGTCGGAGAGCGGACGAGGCGATTCCGACGCGCGATACTCGATGAACTGATCGATCTCCGCGAGGACGGTTCGCTGCTGCTCGACATGGACTATTTCCGGTTCGCCACGGGGCTGCGGATGACCGAAAACCGCCGGTGGAAAGCGCTCTTCGGTGTGCCCCCGCGGAGACCGGGCGATCCGATCGATCAGGTCCACATGGATATGGCCGCGGCGATCCAGAGCGTTACGGAAGAGATCGTCATGCGACTCGCTCGCACGGCGAAAAGACTCGCCGGCTCGAATCGTTTCTGCCTCGCCGGGGGCGTCGCCCTGAACAGCGTCGCGAACGGACTCCTCCTTCGCGAGGGGCTCTTCGACGACATCTGGATCCAGCCGGCCGCGGGCGACGCGGGCGGGGCGCTCGGGGCCGCGCTCGCGGCGCGTTGCATCTGGAAGGGGTCCCCGCGGGTGCGCGACGAGCGACCCGACGGCATGCAGGGCGCCTGTCTCGGGCCCTCCTTCGACGAGCGTGCGATCGAACGGGACGTGCGCCGGTACGGTGCGACGTTTCGCCGGATCGATGATTTCGGGGAACTGGCGCGTCACGCGGCCGGGCTCATCGCCGGGGGCAGCGTCGTCGGGTGGTTCCAGGGACGGATGGAGTACGGCCCGCGCGCCCTCGGCAACAGGAGCATCCTCGGCGACGCGCGTTCTCCGGACATGCAGCGGAAGCTCAACATGAAGGTGAAGTTCCGCGAGGAGTTCAGGCCCTTCGCCCCGACCGTCCTCGAGGAGGAGATCGGAACCTTCTTCGAGCTCGATCGCCCGTCGCCCTACATGCTCCTCGTCGTCCCGGTGCGGGAGAGCCGACGGAACGAGCTCCCCGGGGATTTCGGGGAGAAAGGAATGTACGAACGGCTGTATTTCCGCCGATCGGACATCCCCGCCGTCACGCACGTCGATTTCTCGGCCCGCGTGCAGAGCGTGGCCCGGGAGACGAATCCTCGATACTGGCGGCTGATAGAGGAATTCCGCCTCCTCACGGGATACGGCGTGATCGTCAACACGAGCTTCAACGTCCGCGGCGAGCCGATCGTCTGCACCCCGGGGGACGCGTACCGGTGTTTCATGCGGACCGGCATGGATTATCTCGTCATGGAGAACCTTCTCTTCGACAAGAAGGAACAGTCGGAGCCGCCGAGCGGGCTCCACTTCGACGACGTCTTCCCGCCCGATTGA
- a CDS encoding SGNH/GDSL hydrolase family protein: MSPTRMLRTAALAAAAAVFALVAIEIASFAFFSFFRDRFTFHDIGQLLMRSEEIPAFAERFDPDLGWDTRFDTPMGERPRTTDYGSPLVATFGDSYTYCSDVEHNETWQTALAARLERDVYNFGVPGFGTDQAYLKYLRVRQEFRTPVVVLGIITENINRVVCVYRPFYFPLTGIRLPKPRFVLEEGELQLVRNPLGEPGDIARLTDEDFVRSLGKRDEWYNRDRHPVFGFPYAKILFNRRIWREATGGRKASPPDDVAPRPWENLWKQEAHTALMFAIIDAFVAAAAADGATPVVLVLPMQDQVFEIFCTGKMPADVAAVVSHCDGRGYHCINTIPAMAASVGRMEEIPGLYTVHVSPRGNRIIADSIHEYCLSRLGM; the protein is encoded by the coding sequence ATGAGCCCGACACGCATGCTCCGCACGGCCGCCCTGGCGGCGGCCGCCGCGGTTTTCGCGCTCGTCGCTATCGAAATCGCGTCCTTCGCGTTCTTTTCCTTCTTCCGCGACCGGTTCACCTTCCACGACATCGGACAGCTGCTCATGCGTTCCGAGGAGATCCCCGCGTTCGCCGAACGCTTCGATCCCGATCTCGGCTGGGATACGCGTTTCGATACGCCGATGGGCGAGCGACCCCGGACGACGGATTACGGAAGCCCGCTCGTCGCGACATTCGGCGATTCGTACACGTACTGCAGCGATGTCGAGCACAACGAGACCTGGCAGACCGCACTGGCCGCGAGGCTGGAACGGGACGTCTACAATTTCGGCGTTCCCGGGTTCGGGACCGACCAGGCCTATCTCAAGTATCTCCGTGTCAGGCAGGAATTCAGGACGCCCGTCGTCGTGCTCGGGATCATCACGGAAAACATCAACCGGGTCGTCTGCGTCTACCGGCCCTTCTACTTTCCGCTCACCGGCATCAGGCTTCCGAAGCCGCGGTTCGTTCTGGAGGAGGGAGAGCTCCAACTCGTGCGGAACCCGCTCGGCGAACCCGGCGACATCGCGCGTCTCACGGACGAGGACTTCGTCAGGTCGCTCGGAAAGCGGGACGAGTGGTACAACCGCGACCGCCATCCCGTGTTCGGATTCCCCTATGCGAAGATCCTGTTCAACCGCCGCATCTGGCGGGAGGCGACAGGCGGAAGAAAGGCCTCGCCCCCTGACGACGTCGCCCCGCGACCGTGGGAGAATCTCTGGAAGCAGGAGGCCCACACGGCTCTCATGTTCGCGATCATCGACGCCTTCGTCGCCGCCGCCGCGGCCGACGGGGCCACGCCCGTCGTCCTCGTGCTCCCCATGCAGGACCAGGTCTTCGAGATCTTCTGCACGGGGAAAATGCCCGCCGACGTCGCGGCGGTCGTCTCACACTGCGACGGGCGCGGGTACCACTGCATCAACACGATTCCCGCGATGGCCGCGTCCGTCGGGCGGATGGAAGAGATACCCGGCCTCTACACGGTCCACGTGTCGCCCCGGGGCAACAGGATCATCGCCGATTCCATCCACGAATACTGCCTGTCGCGGCTCGGCATGTAG
- a CDS encoding amino acid permease, giving the protein MTKPTVGHVRRELGAFSATSIVVANIIGAGIFTTTGIMAGQLPGPWWILGCWTLGGCIALAGALCYAELATRMPEEGAEYTYLKRLYHPSLGFLTGWTSLFVGFSAPIAASAIGFSEYLFAGVDGPLLSLGPAGLVAVKKGASALVIVLLTGLHYSGLRVGSRVQNVLTVLKILIVVGLAGAGLLLGDGKAGSFASGSGNGFSWPALGTAMMLVMFSYSGWNASAYIAGEVRRPRRTLPVSLLTGTAIVIVLYVAVNLFILHALSFEEIRGTIPVVERAAVRSFGPWMGRTLSMLVGVALLSSLSAYIIIGPRVYFAMARDRLFFSFAANVNPRHGVPGRSILVQGVLAMAMVLVGSFEQLLVYLGFALGIFPWLAVFGLFIARRRRIGEETAVRAWGYPWVPVFFLASTFLLMVVAWMNRPAESTAAIVTVLLGIPCYALWTRRIRHSVPPDARGFVGDRVDAD; this is encoded by the coding sequence ATGACGAAGCCGACTGTTGGACATGTCAGGAGGGAGCTCGGCGCCTTCTCCGCGACGAGCATCGTCGTGGCCAACATCATCGGAGCGGGCATCTTCACGACGACCGGCATCATGGCCGGCCAGTTGCCGGGCCCGTGGTGGATTCTCGGCTGTTGGACCCTCGGCGGCTGCATCGCCCTCGCGGGCGCTCTCTGCTACGCCGAGCTGGCGACGCGGATGCCGGAGGAGGGGGCGGAATACACGTACCTGAAACGGCTCTACCACCCGTCGCTCGGGTTCCTCACCGGCTGGACGAGTCTCTTCGTCGGTTTCTCGGCGCCGATCGCCGCCTCGGCGATCGGTTTCTCCGAGTACCTTTTCGCCGGCGTCGACGGACCGCTGCTCTCGCTCGGTCCCGCGGGGCTCGTCGCCGTGAAGAAGGGAGCGTCCGCCCTCGTGATCGTCCTGTTAACGGGACTGCACTACTCGGGCCTGCGGGTCGGTTCCCGGGTGCAGAACGTTCTCACCGTGTTGAAGATACTCATCGTCGTCGGGCTCGCGGGCGCCGGTCTTCTCCTGGGGGACGGAAAAGCGGGATCCTTCGCATCGGGAAGCGGGAACGGGTTCTCCTGGCCGGCGCTCGGCACGGCGATGATGCTCGTGATGTTCTCGTACAGCGGATGGAACGCCAGCGCCTACATCGCGGGCGAAGTGCGCCGGCCGCGCCGGACGCTCCCCGTCTCGCTCCTGACCGGTACGGCGATCGTCATCGTCCTCTACGTCGCGGTGAACCTCTTCATCCTGCACGCGCTTTCCTTCGAGGAGATCCGCGGCACGATCCCCGTGGTGGAGCGCGCGGCCGTCAGGTCCTTCGGACCGTGGATGGGACGAACACTCAGCATGCTCGTCGGCGTCGCGCTCCTCTCGTCGCTCAGCGCGTACATCATCATCGGCCCGCGTGTCTACTTCGCGATGGCCCGGGACCGACTCTTCTTCTCCTTCGCGGCGAACGTGAATCCGCGTCACGGCGTCCCCGGACGCTCGATCCTCGTACAGGGCGTTCTCGCCATGGCGATGGTGCTCGTCGGGTCCTTCGAACAGCTGCTCGTCTATCTCGGGTTCGCTCTCGGCATCTTCCCCTGGCTCGCCGTCTTCGGTCTCTTCATCGCACGGCGCCGGCGGATAGGAGAGGAAACGGCCGTCAGGGCATGGGGATATCCCTGGGTGCCGGTCTTCTTCCTCGCGAGCACCTTCCTGCTCATGGTCGTCGCATGGATGAATCGCCCCGCCGAATCGACGGCGGCGATCGTCACCGTGCTGCTGGGCATTCCCTGCTACGCCCTGTGGACGAGGAGGATCCGACACTCCGTTCCCCCGGATGCGCGGGGGTTCGTCGGGGATCGCGTCGATGCGGACTGA
- a CDS encoding methyltransferase domain-containing protein: MENHVAAFSRVFLAMIAICILTAVLLPAGAPAQEERPGIYDSLQARYDSAMVAGDDVAAIEAAKELVWVTGEAYWETLYALAALHAKGGMIPEMFEYLYALSDAGFWDARRLRDDEVFAAFREEPLFRKLVRKIWSNGYLAMLERDDRETFQHKERVLETLGITAGMTIADIGAGSGYFTIPMSKMVGADGRILAIDASQEMLDHISRRIEIEKIGNVELFKVGRDDPELPPGGVDLILMVDTIHYIQERTAYAEKLREGLAPGGRLVVIDYRPKPWKERPWGPPEVQQIPKETLNEDLRRAGFVVADEHDFLPEQYYVVYESQ, from the coding sequence ATGGAGAATCACGTGGCTGCCTTTTCGCGCGTTTTCCTCGCGATGATCGCGATCTGTATCCTGACCGCCGTCCTCCTCCCCGCGGGCGCGCCGGCACAGGAAGAACGACCGGGGATTTACGACTCGCTCCAGGCCCGCTACGACTCGGCGATGGTCGCCGGCGACGACGTCGCCGCGATCGAGGCCGCGAAGGAACTGGTGTGGGTGACCGGCGAGGCATACTGGGAAACGCTGTACGCTCTCGCCGCCCTCCATGCGAAAGGCGGCATGATCCCCGAGATGTTCGAGTATCTCTACGCTCTCTCCGACGCCGGTTTCTGGGACGCCCGGCGCCTGCGCGACGACGAGGTCTTCGCCGCCTTCCGCGAGGAACCCCTCTTCCGGAAGCTGGTCCGGAAGATTTGGTCGAACGGATATCTCGCCATGCTCGAGCGCGACGACCGCGAAACGTTCCAGCACAAGGAACGAGTGCTGGAGACCCTCGGCATCACCGCCGGCATGACGATCGCCGACATCGGCGCCGGTTCGGGATACTTCACGATCCCGATGTCGAAAATGGTCGGCGCGGACGGCCGGATCCTCGCCATCGACGCCTCGCAGGAGATGCTCGACCACATCTCCCGCCGCATCGAGATAGAGAAGATCGGTAACGTGGAACTCTTCAAGGTCGGGCGGGACGACCCCGAGCTTCCTCCCGGCGGCGTCGACCTGATCCTCATGGTCGACACGATCCACTATATCCAGGAGCGGACCGCGTACGCCGAAAAGCTCCGCGAGGGCCTCGCTCCCGGCGGCCGGCTCGTCGTCATCGATTACCGGCCGAAGCCGTGGAAAGAGCGGCCGTGGGGGCCGCCCGAAGTGCAGCAGATTCCGAAAGAGACGCTGAACGAGGATCTGCGGCGCGCGGGATTCGTCGTAGCCGACGAGCACGACTTCCTGCCGGAGCAGTACTACGTCGTCTACGAGAGTCAATGA
- a CDS encoding YbaK/EbsC family protein yields the protein MPARKLKKFLDEQDVKYVVIRHSPAYTAQEIASSAHIRGKEVAKTVMVEIDGAMAMAVVPASYRVDLAALKKAADADSVELATEKEFRDLFPECETGAMPPFGNLYDMAVYVSSSLAEDDEIAFNAGSHMELVRMSYHDFERLVKPRVLHFSVKGH from the coding sequence ATGCCGGCACGGAAACTCAAGAAGTTTCTCGACGAGCAGGACGTGAAGTACGTCGTCATCAGGCATTCCCCGGCATACACGGCGCAGGAGATCGCCTCCTCGGCCCACATCAGGGGCAAGGAGGTCGCGAAGACGGTGATGGTCGAGATAGACGGCGCGATGGCGATGGCCGTCGTTCCGGCCTCGTACCGCGTCGACCTTGCGGCGTTGAAGAAGGCCGCGGACGCCGATTCGGTGGAACTCGCCACGGAAAAGGAATTCCGCGACCTCTTCCCCGAGTGCGAGACGGGGGCGATGCCCCCCTTCGGCAATCTCTACGACATGGCGGTCTACGTATCGTCGAGCCTCGCCGAGGACGACGAGATCGCGTTCAACGCCGGCTCGCACATGGAACTCGTCCGGATGAGCTATCACGATTTCGAGCGGCTCGTCAAGCCCCGGGTGCTCCACTTCTCCGTGAAGGGACACTGA
- a CDS encoding RNA-binding protein, which translates to MKIYVGNLSYTTNEDSVREVFTAHGEVSEVALPTDRDTGRPRGFGFVTMPNDDEGRNAIEALNGTELDGRTLTVNEARPRRDSGGGGSRNRRW; encoded by the coding sequence ATGAAGATCTATGTCGGGAACCTGTCCTACACCACGAACGAGGACTCGGTTCGAGAGGTATTCACCGCTCATGGTGAAGTTTCGGAAGTCGCGCTGCCGACCGATCGGGATACGGGAAGGCCTCGCGGGTTCGGATTTGTGACCATGCCGAACGACGACGAAGGCAGGAATGCCATCGAGGCGCTCAACGGTACGGAGCTCGACGGACGCACGCTCACCGTGAACGAAGCTCGTCCTCGGCGCGATTCCGGCGGCGGCGGCTCTCGCAACAGACGCTGGTAA